The Penicillium oxalicum strain HP7-1 chromosome VI, whole genome shotgun sequence genome window below encodes:
- a CDS encoding Acetylxylan esterase 2, whose amino-acid sequence MHTKLFAASLLGLGAIAAPLEGSVEKRSCPSIHIFGARETSVSPGYGSAGTVVNSILSAYPGSTAEAINYPACGGQASCGYLSYSNSVQQGINAVTTAVNRFNSECPNSKIVLVGYSQGSEIFDVNLCGGGDPNQGFNNKAVLLSSSAVNMVKAAIFMGDPLFKAGLPYEVGSCAAGGFDARPSGFYCPSASKIQSYCDASDPYCCNGNNAATHQGYGREYGSQALAFVKSKLG is encoded by the exons ATGCATACCAAGCTTTTCGCCGCCTCGCTGTTGGGCCTCGGTGCTATTGCGGCCCCGTTGGAAGGCAGCGTTGAGAAACGCAGCTGTCCTTCTATCCACATTTTCGGAGCCCGTGAGACCTCCGTCAGCCCCGGATATGGCTCTGCCGGGACTGTGGTCAACTCGATCTTGAGCGCGTATCCCGGATCGACTGCCGAGGCAATCAACTATCCTGCCTGTGGTGGACAAGCCTCATGTGGATACCTGAGCTACTCCAACTCAGTCCAGCAGGGCATCAACGCGGTCACGACGGCCGTGAACCGCTTCAATTCCGAGTGCCCCAACTCGAAAATTGTGTTGGTCGGATACTCTCAG GGAAGCGAGATTTTCGATGTGAACCtctgcggtggtggtgaccCGAACCAGGGCTTCAACAACAAAGCTGTGCTCCTGTCCTCGTCTGCAGTCAACATGGTCAAGGCTGCTATCTTCATGGGTGACCCCCTGTTCAAGGCCGGCTTGCCTTATGAGGTTGGCAGCTGCGCAGCTGGTGGG TTTGATGCCCGCCCTTCTGGCTTCTATTGCCCCTCGGCCAGCAAGATCCAGTCTTACTGTGACGCTTCTGACCCTTACTGCTGCAATGGCAACAACGCTGCCACTCACCAGGGTTACGGTCGGGAGTACGGCTCCCAGGCGTTGGCCTTTGTCAAGTCCAAGCTTGGTTAA